One genomic region from Fusarium keratoplasticum isolate Fu6.1 chromosome 14, whole genome shotgun sequence encodes:
- a CDS encoding CHAT domain-containing protein codes for MGMMQENDPGWPGMENILSIMLESRYERTGNIADLEEAISVTRQAVDATPEDHPDRAGRLNLLGINLQSRYKRTGEIGDLEEAISVARQAVDATPEDHPDRPAWLNNLGIHLQSRYERTGAMGDLEEAIRVARQAVNATPEDHTLRQAWLNNLGSRLQSRYKRAGAMSDLEEAISVARQAVNATPEDHPDRPGGLNLLGVNLQSRYERTGEIGDLEEAISVTRQAVDATPEDHPDRAARLSNMGMNLGRRYQQTGEIGDLDNASNYLQMAWNTTMAIPFHRIQAASQCIKLLALQRKIDTAISLGKDVINLLPTVNTKLLGRSDQQYVVSTFAGVAADLCALLLASDQTCDALHFLEKGRAVILSQLIDSRSDVSHLAQKHPEIARRYEELRDEVNTPLVGLEQDALREQGRRRRQAALDLDACIGEIRNIMGYERFLLGQTTAEMQQCAAGGSILVVNITEFRSDAIIVSPAAIKAINLSELSASDAKAWLSKDWTGRRAERAAKNREYLAYLAWLWKSCVRQILDELRILHEPAAQDLSRVWWIGSGLASSMPFHAASIHRIGATETAYHKVVSSYIPSIKALAHARRRTENLEMTQGSLLVVTMPATPADGQRPLSGLPGVTREKDILLGLSRGHISAEHMEQPSVDQVFEGLRRCCIAHFACHGSTDHVDPSNSGLILQRRREDYVGNGGNGNDNEVELVQDRLTVGTISEMNLKHARLAYLSACSTAQNKVVRLWDEVIHVVSGFQMAGFPHVVGCLWPSNDRVCVEVARGFYSSVFRQGEGGWRDGEMAAALREAVMAVRGDKMETPLHWAQFVHYGP; via the coding sequence ATGGGCATGATGCAAGAAAATGATCCGGGCTGGCCAGGTATGGAGAACATCCTCAGTATCATGCTTGAGAGTCGATATGAGCGAACAGGAAACATTGCCGACCTAGAGGAAGCAATCAGCGTGACTCGTCAAGCAGTCGATGCCACTCCTGAAGACCACCCCGACCGCGCAGGCAGGTTAAACCTCCTGGGAATCAATCTTCAGAGTCGGTATAAACGGACTGGGGAGATAGGCGACCTAGAGGAAGCAATCAGCGTGGCCCGTCAAGCAGTCGACGCCACTCCTGAAGACCACCCCGACCGCCCAGCCTGGTTGAACAACCTGGGAATCCATCTTCAGAGTCGGTATGAACGGACTGGAGCGATGGGCGACCTAGAGGAAGCAATTAGAGTGGCTCGTCAAGCAGTCAACGCCACTCCTGAAGATCATACCCTCCGCCAAGCCTGGTTGAACAACCTGGGAAGCAGACTTCAGAGTCGGTATAAACGGGCTGGAGCGATGAGCGACCTAGAGGAAGCAATCAGCGTGGCCCGTCAAGCAGTCAACGCCACTCCTGAAGACCACCCCGACCGCCCAGGCGGGTTAAACCTCCTGGGAGTCAATCTTCAGAGTCGGTATGAACGGACTGGGGAGATAGGCGACCTAGAGGAAGCAATCAGCGTGACTCGTCAAGCAGTCGACGCCACTCCTGAAGACCACCCCGACCGCGCAGCCCGGTTAAGCAACATGGGAATGAATCTTGGTCGCCGGTATCAACAGACTGGGGAGATAGGCGACCTTGATAATGCCTCTAATTATCTCCAAATGGCTTGGAACACAACAATGGCCATTCCCTTTCATCGTATCCAGGCCGCCTCTCAGTGCATCAAGTTGCTTGCCCTCCAGCGCAAGATAGACACTGCTATATCGCTTGGTAAAGATGTCATTAATCTATTGCCCACGGTGAACACAAAACTTCTCGGCCGCAGCGATCAACAGTACGTCGTATCGACCTTTGCAGGCGTAGCTGCCGATCTTTGCGCACTGCTCCTGGCATCAGACCAGACCTGCGACGCCCTTCACTTCCTAGAGAAAGGCCGGGCGGTCATTCTGAGTCAGCTAATAGACAGCCGGAGCGACGTGTCCCATTTGGCACAGAAACATCCAGAGATTGCTCGCCGCTACGAAGAGCTCCGCGACGAGGTCAATACTCCCCTGGTCGGCCTTGAGCAAGATGCTCTAAGAGAACAGGGCAGGCGACGTCGTCAAGCCGCCCTGGACTTGGACGCCTGTATAGGAGAGATCCGAAACATTATGGGTTATGAGCGATTCTTGCTCGGTCAGACAACAGCCGAGATGCAACAGTGCGCAGCGGGAGGCAGCATCCTAGTAGTTAATATCACGGAGTTCCGGAGCGACGCCATTATTGTTTCACCCGCGGCCATCAAGGCAATCAACCTCTCTGAGTTGTCTGCATCAGACGCAAAGGCCTGGCTGAGTAAAGACTGGACCGGCCGGAGAGCCGAACGTGCAGCGAAAAATCGAGAGTATTTGGCCTACCTGGCTTGGCTCTGGAAGTCTTGCGTCAGGCAGATACTAGATGAGCTGCGCATACTCCACGAGCCAGCAGCGCAAGACCTCTCGAGAGTGTGGTGGATCGGGAGTGGTCTTGCTAGCTCGATGCCTTTCCATGCAGCCAGCATACACCGCATCGGCGCGACCGAGACCGCCTACCACAAGGTGGTCTCGTCGTATATACCGTCGATCAAAGCGCTGGCCCACGCTCGAAGGCGAACCGAGAATTTGGAAATGACACAGGGGTCGCTCTTGGTAGTAACGATGCCGGCAACGCCGGCTGACGGCCAGAGGCCACTGTCTGGCCTTCCCGGTGTCACTCGAGAAAAGGACATTCTGTTGGGGCTGAGCAGGGGACACATTTCGGCAGAGCACATGGAGCAGCCCAGCGTTGATCAGGTGTTCGAAGGACTACGGCGGTGCTGCATCGCACACTTTGCGTGCCACGGGTCGACGGACCATGTGGATCCATCGAACAGCGGACTCATATTGCAGAGGCGCAGAGAGGATTACGTGGGTAATGGGGGCAATGGAAACGACAACGAAGTCGAGCTCGTTCAGGACAGACTTACGGTGGGGACGATCTCGGAAATGAACCTCAAGCATGCGCGGCTGGCCTACCTATCGGCCTGCTCGACGGCGCAAAACAAGGTAGTGAGGCTGTGGGACGAGGTCATCCACGTGGTGAGCGGATTCCAGATGGCAGGGTTTCCACACGTGGTCGGCTGTCTCTGGCCGTCGAATGATAGGGTGTGCGTGGAGGTGGCGAGAGGGTTCTACTCGTCGGTCTTCAGgcaaggggaggggggctgGAGGGATGGAGAGATGGCGGCGGCACTGAGAGAGGCGGTGATGGCGGTCAGGGGGGATAAGATGGAGACGCCGCTGCATTGGGCGCAGTTTGTTCACTACGGTCCCTAA